The Leifsonia sp. ZF2019 DNA segment GCAACGCATGGTCGCAGTCGACGTGCGCGCGGCGTCGCGGAAGCGCGGCGGAGACTCGCTGCTGCCGAGCAGCGGCCGCGGATCGTTCTGGTGGTACCTGCTGCCGGGGTTCGTCCTGCTCGCGGTGATCGTCCTGATCCCGCTGGTCTGGAACGTCTACCTCAGCTTCACGAGCTACCGCGGCATCCGCCCGCCCAAGTTCATCGGCGTCAGCAACTGGGTGCGCCTGTTCGGCGACGACAAGTTCTGGACGTCGTTCGGCAACTCGATCGCCATGATCGTCGCGATGGTGGTCATCCCCACCCTCCTCGGCCTCATCCTGGCCGCGATGCTGTTCGACCTCGTCGGCAAGAAGTTCGGCGGGAGGCTCGCGAGCTTCCTACGGGCGACCTACTACCTGCCGCAGATCCTGCCGGTGGTCATCGCGGCCATCGTGATCGGCTGGATCCTGCGGCCCGACAACGGCGCGCTCAACACCATCCTCGCCGCGATCGGGCTGGGCGACCTCCAGCACAACTGGCTGGGCAGCCCGGACACCGCGCTCGCGTCGATCATGGCCGTCATGGTCTGGGTGCAGCTCGGCTACCCGATCGTCATCTTCATGGCCGCCCTGCAGCGCGTCGACCCCGAGCTGTACGAGGCGGCGGAGCTGGACGGCGCCAACTGGTTCCAGCGGTTCCGCGCCATCACCGTCTCGATCATCCGCCCGGAGATCTTCGTCGTCACCCTCACCTGCACCATCGCGGCGCTGAAGGTGTTCGGCCCGGTCTACACCCTCACCCGCGGCGGCCCGGGCACCGCGACCATGGTGCCGAGCTACTACTCCTACAGCGAGTTCTTCCAGAGCCAGCAGGTGGGATACGGCGCCACGATCGCGACCGCGTTGACCGTGGTCATCGTCGCCGTCGCCATCCTCTTCATCGTCGCCCAGAACCGGGCGGAGCGCCGGGAGAACGAGAGCTGATGTCCACCACCATCGAACGCCGCCGCACCGGCGCCCCGACCTCCGCCGCCCCGCGCAAGCTCAAGCGGCAGAAGCCCAAGAAGACCGTGACCGACTGGGTGATCCTCGTGGTCGCCATCGGCATCGGCATCGGGATCGCGTTCCCGTTCCTGCTCATCGTGATCAACTCGTTCAAGAGCCCGGCCGACTACAACTCCGGCGGCCCCCTCCAGCTCCCGACGTCGTTCTACACGGACGGCATCGTGAACTTCTGGAACCGCGTCAACTTCCCCGAGAAGCTCTGGAACTCGATCTTCATCTCGGGCGTGGTCTCGATCCTCGCCGTGGTCATCTCGGTGCTCAACGCCTACGCGCTCGGCATCGGCCGGGTGAAGGCGCGCACCTGGATCATCGTGCTCTTCCTGCTCGCGAACATGCTGCCCCAGGAGGCGCTGCTCTACCCGCTCTACTACATGTTCAAGCAGGTCGGCCTCTACGACAACGTGTGGAGCGTCATCATCATCTTCACGGTGATCCAGAGCGCGTTCGGAACCTACCTGCTCTCCAGCGTCTACGGCACGTTCCCCAAGGAGGTTCTGGAGGCGGCGTCGCTCGACGGCGCCGGACGCTGGCGGATCCTCTGGCGGGTCGTCGTTCCGATCTCGCGGCCGACGCTGAGCGTGCTCCTGATCTTCTTCTTCATCTGGACGTGGAACGAGTTCCTCATCCCGCTGACGTTCCTGGTCTCCAACGACAACCAGACCGTGCCCGTCGCGATCAGCGCGCTGCAGGGCGACCGGCTGATGGACGTGACCACCACCTCCGCGTCGGCGCTCCTCGGCCTCATCCCCACCCTCGTCTTCTTCCTCATCTTCCAGCGCACCCTCACCCGGGGCATCACAGCAGGAGCAGTCAAGTAGCAATGAAGTTCACCGATGGTTTCTGGCAGCTCCGCGACGGCGTCACGCCCGTCTACGCCCAGGAGGCGTACGACGTGACCGCCGGCGACGGAACGGTCACGATCACCGCGCCCGGCAAAGTCATCGAGCGCCGCGGCGACACCCTCAACCGCCCCACTCTCACGGTCACCCTCCACTCGCCGCTGCCGAATGTCATCGGCGTGCGCGTGGAGCACTGGCAGGGCGCGGCGTCCGGCCCGGCGTTCGCGCTCGCCGCCGAGTCGGGCCACGCCGAGGTCGCGGTCGACGACGAGGGCGGGACGCTGCGCAGTGGCGACCTCGTCGCGACGATCCGCCGCGGCGCGCCCTGGTCGCTGACGTTCTCCGCCGGGGACCGTGTGCTCACCTCCAGCGGGCACAAGTCGCTGGCACACATGACCGTCACCGGTGAGGGCGCATACATGCACGAGCAGCTGGCGCTCGGCGTCGGCGAGCTGGTCTACGGGCTGGGGGAGCGGTTCGGGCCGCTGGTGAAGAACGGGCAGACCGTCGACATCTGGAACGCCGACGGCGGCACCTCCAGCGAGCAGGCCTACAAGAACGTCCCGTTCTATCTGACCAACCGCGGCTACGGCGTGCTGGTGAACCACCCCGGGCACGTCTCGTACGAGATCGGATCGGAATCGGTGGAGCGCGTGCAGTTCTCCGTGCCGGGGGAGAGCCTCGAATACTTCGTGATCCACGGTGCGACGCCCAAGGACATCCTGGAACGGTACACGGCACTGACCGGCCGCCCCGCCTCCGTGCCCGCCTGGTCGTACGGGCTGTGGCTCTCGACGAGCTTCACCACGTCGTACGACGAGGCGACCGTCACCTCCTTCATCGACGGGATGGCCGAGCGCGACCTCCCCCTCTCGGTGTTCCACTTCGACTGCTTCTGGATGCGCGAGTTCAACTGGTGCGACTTCGAGTGGGACCCGCGCACCTTCCCCGACCCGGAGGGGATGCTGGCCCGTCTGCACTCGAAGGATCTGCGCGTCTGCGTGTGGATCAACCCGTACATCGGGCAGCGCTCGCCGCTCTTCGCGGAGGCCGCGGCCGCCGGCTACCTCGTGAAGCGGCCGGACGGCTCCGCCTGGCAGTGGGACCTGTGGCAGGCCGGGATGGGCCTCGTCGACTTCACGAACCCGGAGGCGACCCGCTGGTACCAGGACCACCTGCGTCGGCTCGTCGCCCAGGGCGTCGACTGCTTCAAGACCGACTTCGGCGAGCGCATCCCGCTCGAGGTCGAGTACTTCGACGGCTCCTCGCCGGAGCGCATGCACAACTACTACACGCAGCTCTACAACGAGGCGGTCTTCGCCGTGCTGCAGGAGGCGCGCGGGGCCGGGGACGCGGTGCTGTTCGCCCGGTCGGCGACCACGGGCGGCCAGACCATGCCGGTGCACTGGGGCGGCGACAACACGTCCTCGTACGAGTCGATGGCCGAGACCCTCCGTGGCGGGCTCTCGCTCGCGTTCAGCGGGTTCGGCTTCTGGAGCCACGACATCGGCGGCTTCGAGGGGACGCCGGACCCGGGCGTCTTCAAGCGCTGGACCGCGTTCGGGCTCCTGTCGAGCCATTCCCGGCTGCATGGCAGCGACTCGGTGCGGGTGCCATGGGCATTCGACGAGGAGGCGGTGGAGGTCACGCGCCGCTTCACGAAGCTGAAGCTGCGCCTCATGCCGTACCTGTACGCCGCGGGGCGGGAGGCCGTGCTGCGGGGCACGCCCGTCATGCGGCCGCTGCAGCTCGAGTTCCCCGGCGATCCCGCCGTCGACCACCTCGACCGGCAGTACCTCCTCGGCCCCGATCTCCTCGTCGCGCCTGTGTTCTCGCCGGCCGATGTGGAGTTCTACCTGCCCGCGGGCACGTGGACCTCGCTGCTGACCGGAGAGCGCGTCGAGGGCGGAGCGTGGCGGCGCGAGACCCACGCCTTCGACAGCCTCCCGCTCTATGTGCGCGAAGGGGCCGTGCTGCCGCTCGGCGGCCGCGACGACCGGCCGGACTACGACTACCGGGAGGGCCTGACCCTGGCCGCCTACCCCGGACCGGACGGCGAGCGCGCGGTCACCGTGACGACTCCCGATGGCGAGACCGCGGAGTACGTCGTCACGCGCGCAGGGGAGGGACTGTTGGCCTCCGGTCCGGCCTCGCACCCGTTCACGCTGAGGGATGTCGCCACCGGCCGCAGCGTCGTGTCCAGCGGGGGTCGCGCCGAGCTGTAATACAGTACTCGGGACCATGAACGGCAAGACGACGGCGGGGACGAACCTCGACACGGTGCGGCGGCACAACCTCGCCGTGGTGCTCGGGATGGTCCACCGTGACGGTCCGCAGGCCCGGTCCGCCCTGACCCAGGCGACGGGCCTGAACCGGTCGACCACCGGGGCGCTCGTCGCGGAGCTGGTCGAGTACGGGCTCGTGCGCGAGCGCGAGCCCGAGACCAGCAACCGCGTCGGGCGGCCGTCGCCGGTCGTCGTCGCGGACGGCCGTGTCGTGGCGCTCGCCGTCAATCCCGAGATCGACGCGGTGACCGTCGGCATCGTCGGGCTCGACGGGGTAGTGCACCGGCGGGTCCGTTTCCCCACCGGGCACGTGCCGACCGCGCAGGAGGCCGTAGCGGTCGCCGCCGCGGTGATCGACGGGCTGCGCCCCGACCTGGCCGCAGCCTCCCGTGTCGTCGGCATCGGTGTCGCCGTCCCCGGTCTCGTGCGGGAGGAGGACGGCGTGGTGCGGCTCGCTCCGCACCTCGAGTGGGCGGAGGAGCCGTTCGCCGCGGAGCTCTCCGCCGCCACCGGCTACCCCGTGCTGGCCGCCAACGACGCGAGCCTGGGCGCCAACGCCGAGCGCCTGTTCGGCGCCGGGCGCGGAGCCTCCGACCTCGTCTATCTCAACGGCGGAGCCTCCGGCATCGGAGCGGGCGTGATCGTCGGCGGTGTGCCGCTCACCGGCATCAGCGGCTATGCCGGCGAGCTCGGGCACACGCTCGTCAACTCGTCCGGCGTGCGCTGCCACTGCGGCGCGATCGGCTGCCTGGAGACGGAGGTCAGTCAGCGCGCTCTGCTCGCCGTTCTCGGCATGGAGGCCGCGGACGGCGAGGAGCTCGCGCGCGCACTCGCGGGGGCCGTCGCCTCGGGTGATGCTGCGGTGACCGCGGAGGTGGACCGCCAGGTCGACTACCTCGCCACGGCCCTGCGCAACGCGACCAATGTCTTCGCGCCCGAGCGGATCGTGCTCGGCGGCTTCCTCGGCGCGCTGCACGCTCTCGCACCCGAGCGCCTGGCCGCTCTCGTCGCAGAGCAGGCGCTGGCCGCGTCCGCCGAGCGCCTGCAGATCGTGCGCGCCGGGCTCGGCGGCGACATCCTGATGATCGGCGCCGCCGAGCTCGCCTTCGCGCCCCTCCTCGCCGCGCCTTCCCCGCGCTGATCGATGGCCGCCCGTCATCGACGCGGCCGATTGTCGGCCGTCTCGCGTCCGCGTACCCCACATTGGGCCGTCTCGGAGGCGGTGGACCCCGGAATGTGGGGGATGTGCACGGTAACATTCGGTGGCCGACTGCGATAGGATGAGTGGTGTCCCGGAGTCGAATCGATTCGACACTCGGCGCCGATCGGACACCCGGCACCGCGTGAACTCGACGCGGTGCTTCTTCGTGCGGTGCTCCTTCGAGCGGCGCTCCTTCGTCTGGAGAGCGCCGCGTTCGCGCCGCACCCGTGACCCTCCGACCCAGCAAGGACCTTCTTCGTGACCACCGTCGTGCATCCCGGCGACTCGCTCTCCGGCCGCCAGCGCCTGAGCTACATCCTGATCCTCGGCGCCCTCACCGCGCTCGGGCCGTTCACGATCGACACCTACCTGCCCGCCCTGCCCACGCTGCAGTCCGACTTCGGTGTCTCGACCGCCGCGATCCAGCTGACGCTGACGGCCACCACGATCGGCTTCGGCCTCGGCCAGCTGCTGGTGGGCCCCTGGTCGGACAAGATCGGGCGGCGCACACCGCTGATCGTGTCGACCGCCGTCCACATCCTGGCGTGTCTGGGTGCGGCCCTCGCTCCCAACGTGGAGCTGCTCGGGGCCGCCCGCGCCCTGCAGGGCATCGGCGCCGCGGCCGGCGGCGTCGTCGCCATGGCGATGGTGCGCGACCTGTTCGGCGGTCGGCCGCTCGTCCGGATGCTCAGCCGTCTCGCCCTCGTCAACGGCCTCGCCCCCGTCCTCGCGCCCGTCATCGGCTCGTGGCTGCTGCTCGTCATGCCCTGGCGCGGCATCTTCGTCGTGCTCGCCGTCTACGGTGCGTTCGTCGTCGTCTGCGTCTCGCTCTGGATCGTCGAGACGTTGCCCAAGGCACGTCGTCACGACGCGGGCCACTCGACGGTCGGGCAGCGGTACAAGGCGGTGCTCTCCGACCGCGTGTTCGTCGGGATCGCGATCGTCGGCGCCGCGAACTTCACCGGTCTGTTCGCCTACCTCTCGTCGAGCTCGTTCATCTTCCAGGAGCTCTACCGGTTCAACGCGCAGGAGTACGGCCTCCTCTTCGCCGTGAACTCGATCGGCATCATCATCGGCGTGCAGTCCGCGTCGCGCCTGACGAAGTACTTCGGCCCGCAGTGGATCCTGGCCGTCTCGACCGTCGTCATGTTCGCCGCCTCCGTCGTGATCGTGATCCTCGACCAGGCGCATGTCGGACTCTGGGGAACGGCGATCCCGCTGTGGTTCTTCATCGCCGCCTGCGGCTTCGGCTTCCCGTGCGTGCAGGTGCTGGCGCTCGCGAACCACGGTCACGAGGCGGGGACGGCCGCGAGCCTCCTCGGCGCCCTCAACTTCGGGATCGCCGGAATCGTCTCCCCGGTCGTGGGGATCCTCGGCGTCGGCAGCGCCGCCCCGATGGGCACGGTGATGGCCGTCTGCGCCCTCGTCTCCATCGCCTCCCTCTGGCTCATCGTCCGCCCTCGCAGCGTCCCCGCCCTCGCCCACTAGCGGGGCCGAGTCCCGCGAGACGTGAATGGTCGCTGGTCCACGGGCTCCCGCTCCCGCACCGTCTCACGCTTCGCGCATCGGGTGTGGGTACGGTGGGGGGATGGGAGCGGAAGCCGACGAGCGGGCCGTGCGCGAGCGAGCTGCACGGATCAGCAGGCGCTGGCCGGTCGTCTCGGCGTCGGTCGCCGTCGCGCTGGTGCTCGGCCTCGGCGCGATCATCGCCTTCCGTCCGCGGGAGCCGTTCGCGCTCGACCTCGAGTGGATGGAGGAGATCGTCGAGCACCGCTCCCCGTTCTGGCTCGCTCCGGCCCTGTTCTTCAACTACGCCGGGGGAGGTGTGCTCGGCTCGGTCGTCATCCCGGTGCTGATCGTGCTCCTGCTCCTCGCGTTCCGGCGCCCGTGGGGCGCGCTCTTCTTCGCGTCGGCCAGCATCCTCTCGGTGGTGCTGGTACAGCTGCTCAAACACACGGTCGGTCGTGCGCGCCCGTCCGAGATCCTGGTGAGCGCCGATCCCGGTTCATTCCCGTCGGGGCATACGGCGAACGCGGCGACGATGGTCGTGGTGCTCGCCCTGCTCTTCCCGCGCGTCTGGGTGTGGTGTCTCGGGATCGCCTGGGCGCTGCTCATGGCCGTCAGTCGCACGTATCTCGGCGCGCACTGGATGAGCGACACGGTCGGCGGGCTGCTGCTCGGCGCCGCGGTCGCCGTGATCGTCTGGGCGCCGCTCGCCTCCCGTCTCGCCCGGGAGCGCAGCCTCCCGCACCCCTTCGTCCTCGCGCGCACCCCCTAGCCGAGGTTCACGTGGATGCGCGAATTCGCGCCGAATGGGCGCAACGTCGTGAACTTCGCAGGCGCGGGGAGGGGCCGCGGGCGCTACCCTGACGGCCATGAGGATTCTGCTGGTCGGCGCCGGAGGCGTCGGGGACGCCATCGCCAAGATCGCCGCACGCCGCACGTTCTACGACACTCTCACCGTGAGCGACTACGACGTATCGCGCGCCGAGCGCACGGTCGCGTGGATCCGCGACCGCCACGGTGCGGAGGTCGCCGCACGGTTCCGCACCGCGGCGATCGACGCCTCCGACCCGGACTCGGTGGAGGCCGTGGCGCGGGAGCACCGGGCGACGCACGTCATGAACGCCGTCGAGCCGAAGTTCGTCCCGACCATCTTCGCCGGCGCGTTCGCCGCGGGCGCCGATTACCTCGACATGGCGATGAGCCTGTCCGAGCCGCATCCCACGCACCCGTACGAGCAGGCGGGCGTCAAGCTCGGCGACGACCAGTTCGCGGTTCGCGGCGATTGGGAGGCGGCAGGGCGGCTCGCGCTGGTCGGCATGGGCGTCGAACCGGGGCTCTCCGACGTGTTCGCCCGCTACGCCGCCGACGAGCTCTTCTCGTCCATCGACGAGCTCGGCACCCGCGACGGTGCGAACCTCGTGGTGCGCGACGAGTCCGGCGCCGAGATCTTCGCACCGTCGTTCTCGATCTGGACGACGATCGAGGAGTGCCTGAACCCGCCGGTGATCTTCGAGAAGGACACGGGATGGTTAACCACGGAGCCCTTCAGCGAGCCGGAGGTCTTCGACTTCCCGGAGGGCATCGGCCCGGTCGAGTGCGTGAACGTCGAGCACGAGGAGGTGCTCTTGATGCCGCGCTGGCTCGACGCGAAACGCGTGACGTTCAAGTACGGGCTCGGGGAGGAGTTCATCGGCGTGCTGAAGACGCTCCACCTGCTGGGCCTGGATGCGACGACCCCGATCCGCGTGCGCAGCGCGTCGGGACCGGTGGAGGTCGCACCGCGCGACGTCGTGGCCGCCGCGCTGCCCGATCCGGCCACGATCGGTCCGCGCATGACGGGCAAGACCTGCGCCGGCGTGAACGTGACCGGGATCGGCGTCGACGGCGCGCCCCGTGAGGTGTACCTGTACCACGTCAGTGACAACGAGTGGACGATGCGCGAGTACGACTGCCAGTGCGTGGTCTGGCAGACCGCGCTCAACCCCGTGATCGCGCTGGAGCTGCTCGCGCAGGGCGCCTGGTCCGGGACCGGTGTGCTCGGCCCGGAGGCGTTTCCGGCCCGGCCCTTCCTCGAGCTCATGGAGCGTCCCGAGCACGCGGGCGGCTACGGCCAGCAGTGGGGGATGCGCGAGGGGCGCTAGGCGACGCGACGCCCCGTCAGTAGGCTGAGCCGCATGACCGACGCTGACGCGCTGGCGGAGACCGCCGCGAAGCTGCAGGCCGAGGCGGACGAGGCGCTGCGCAAGGCGCAGGAGGCCGCGGCGGCGGCGGCCGTTGCACAGCAGGCCGCCGCGGCGCAGGCACAGCAGGCCGCCGCGCAGGAGGCCGCCGCCCCGGCCGCCGCTGCACCCGCTTCCGTGCCCTCCACTGCCGCCGCCCCGCTCACCCCGGAAGCCGTCGCCGCCATCCGTGCCGGCTACGCCTTCGACGCTCCCGCGCTGGAGCTCGGCGCGCTGGTCAACGGCGACCCGGTGGCGGACGTGCCCATCCGCATCCCGCTCGCCATGACGAACCGGCACGGTCTCGTCGCGGGCGCGACCGGCACGGGTAAGACCAAGACGCTGCAGGTGCTGGCCGAGCAACTCGCCGCGGCGGGTGTACCGGTCTTCGCCGCTGACATCAAGGGCGACCTCTCCGGCATCTCCGTGGCGGGGGAGGCGAGCGACAAGCTCCTCGAGCGCACCCGCGGCATCGGCCAGGACTGGACGCCGCGGGCCGTGACGACCGAGTTCTTCTCGCTCGGCGGCGTGGGGCGCGGTGTGCCGGTCCGGGCGACCGTCGCCGGGTTCGGTCCCCTCCTGCTCTCGAAGGTGCTCGGGCTCAACGACACGCAGGAGTCGAGCCTCGGCCTCGTCTTCCACTATGCCGACCAGGCGGGGCTGCCGCTTCTCGACCTGTCCGATCTGCGCGCCGTGCTCACCTATCTCACGAGCGAGGACGGCAAGCCGGAGCTCGCCGGGCTGGGCGGTCTGTCCAGCGCGACCGTCGGCGTCATCCTGCGCGAGCTGATCGCCTTCGCCGACCAGGGCGCCGACGCGTTCTTCGGCGAGCCGGAGATCGACACGGCCGAGTTCCTGCGGGTCGCGCCCGACGGGACCGGGGTGGTGAGCCTCCTGGAGGTGCCGGGCGTGCAGGACAAGCCCGCCGTCTTCTCCACCTTCCTCATGTGGCTGCTCGCCGATCTGTTCAACGATCTTCCCGAGGTCGGCGATCTCGACAAGCCCAAGCTGGTGTTCTTCTTCGACGAGGCGCACCTCCTCTTCAAAGATGCCTCCAAGGACTTCCTCGCGTCGATCACGCAGACCGTGCGCCTCATCCGCTCGAAGGGCGTCGGCATCTTCTTCGTCACGCAGACGCCGAAGGATGTGCCCAGCGACGTGCTGGCCCAACTGGGGTCGCGGGTGCAGCACCAGCTGCGGGCGTTCACCCCCGACGACGCCAAGGCGCTGAAAGCGACCGTCTCCACCTATCCGACCTCCGGCTACGACCTGGCGGCCGTGCTCCAATCGCTCGGTACGGGGGAGGCCGTCGTGACGGTCATGAACGAGAAGGGCGCCCCCAGTCCGGTCGCGTGGACGCGGCTGCGGGCCCCGCAGGGGTCGATGTCCCCGGCACCGGAGGCCCAGGTGGACGCTGCGGTCGCCGCGTCGCCGCTGCAGGCGAAGTACGGCACCCCGATCGACCGCGACTCGGCCCGCGAACTGCTCGCGCGCAAGCTGGACGCGGCGGCGGCAGCGGCCAAGGCGGCGGAGCAGGCGGAGACCCAGGCGAAGGCCGACGCGAAGGCGCAGGCCGCTGCTCAGAAGGAGTACGAGCGCATCCTCAAGAGCACGTCGCCCCGCACCACCTCCCGCCGCACCACCAGCAAGCCCGCCCCGAACGTCTTGGAGCAGGTGCTCGGCTCCAAGGCGACCCGTAACATCCTCACCGGCGTCGTGGAGGGCATCTTCGGCACCCGGCGACGGCGTTAGCTCTGCTGAACGGAGAACCCATGTCGAGCGATGTCAGGATCGCTGTGTCCCTTGACGTCGCCGAGTCGTTCGCACCCCTGCTCGAGGCGGACGTTCGCTACGGCTATGAGCGTGGTCTTCTCCGTTCAGAGGCCGTGGTGGCCTACTGTCTGGGGAGACTTGAACGGGGCGAGAAGCTCTCGGAGGCAGCGGAGTCTCTTGCGCTTCTGTTGTCGGATCAGCTGGAGGACGTCGACGCCTTGATTCGCGGTCTGGACTCACCGGCCGACCAGGAGAGCAGGAGGCTGTGGATCGCTCTCTGTCTCGATCGCGCCCGCCGTCTCCCCGAGCCCGGACTCGCGATCGAGAACGTCTACGAGTTCTTCGACTACGACGAGCGTCTTCTGCCGTTCGTGGGGTGGATCCACCCTGGAATGGCGTCCGAGGCCGACCGTCTCGAACGATTGGCCGTCCACCTCCGCAGCGAGAAGATCTGGGGACATCTTCGCGCGAAGGGACGTCTCGAATAGCCTTCCGCGCTCGGGCGAAACGGCGCATGACGCTGTGGCCGAGCGCGTCAGACGACGATGAGCTCGTATCCCGCCTCGATGAACGCCGTCCGCTGCTCGTCGGTGATGCCGGCGTCGGTGATGATCGTCGTGAGCAGCGTCGATCCGCCGAGGGTCGCGAAGGCCCGGCGGCCGATCTTGGACGAGTCGGCGATGATGACGGCCCGCGCCGCGCGTTGCGCCATGAGGGCGTTCACGCTCGCCTCCCCCTCGTCGTTCACGGTGGCTCCGATCACGGGGTCGATCCCGTCGACCGCGATGAACGCGATGTCCATGGTGATCCGCTCCAGCACGGCATTGCTGTAAGGGCCGACCACCTCGTAGCTGCGGGACTGGACGACGCCGCCGGTGACGACGATCTTGATCTGCGGGCGGATCACGAGCTGCGCCGCGATGTTGATGGCGTTGGTGACGACCGTGAGGTTCGGGTACGGCGAGGGCTCCAGCACGTCCGGGCGCGAGCTCAGAACGGTGGCGACCGCCGTGCTCGTCGTGCCACCGCACAGTCCCACGACGGAGCCCCGCGGCACGAGGGCGCTCGCGGCGTGGGCGATGCGCAGCTTCTCCGGTGCGTGCCGCTCGTGTTTGTAGCGGAAGGGCAGGTCGTACGCGACGGATTGGCCGACCGCCCCACCGCGGGTGCGCGTGAGCATCTGCTGCGCGGCGAGCGCATCGAGGTCGCGCCGTGCCGTCGCGGGGGAGACGTTGAGCTTGGCGACGAGGTCCTCCACCTCGATCTGCCCGGACTCGGCGAGGAGTTCGAGGACGACGCCGAGGCGTTGCTCTCTGTTCATCGCTGTCCGCTCTCGGTTCCGCCCGATCCGTCCCACGGATCTCTTCGTCGATGATCCCTCATGATCGCGGCCGTTGTCCAGCGAACAGTTTCGATCACCCCGGGCGGAGGCAGGCCGCCACGGCGCGATCAGCACGCCGGTCCTTGACGGAGACACCGTCAGGGTCCATGCTTTCGATCATCCATTGCGTGCAGGTGCGTGATATGCGCGCAAAAGCGTCAATAAGGATCAACGGTTCTGCAGTGCGCGCACGCGCGTCAGCGGTACCGACACGTGTTTCTTCGAGAAGTGGGGAAGTCAATGAAGAAGTCTCTCCGGTGGGGAGCGACGGTCGTCACCGCGGCCGTCGCCACCCTGTCACTCGCCTCCTGCGGCTTCAGCGGCGGGTCAGGCGGTTCGTCCGGCGGCGCGCAGTCGCTCGACCTGATGGTCGCGAGCTATTCGGACAACACGAAGGCCGAGTGGGAGCAGATCATCAAGGACTTCGAGGCCAAGAACAGCGGCATCACGGTGAACCTCGACGTCGAGTCGTGGACCGACATCAACAACGTCATCAAGACGCGCATCCAGGCGCAGAAGCAGCCCGACATCCTGAACATCGACGCCTTCGCCGGATTCGCGGCGGACGACCTGCTCTACCCGGCGAAGGACATCGTCTCGGCCTCCACGCTCGACGATTTCCAGGACGCGTTCAAGAAGAACGCGAGCATCGACGGCACGCAGTACGGCCTCCCGTTCATCGCGTCGGCCCGCGCGCTGTTCTACAACAAGGACGACTTCGCGAAGGCCGGGATCTCCGCGCCGCCGAAGACCTGGGCCGAGTTCGAGGAGGATGCCGGCAAGCTCAAGGCCGCCGGGGTCACGCCGTACGGGATGCCGCTCGGCAGCGAGGAGGCGCAGGCCGAGACGGCGCTCTGGTTCTACGGGGCC contains these protein-coding regions:
- a CDS encoding saccharopine dehydrogenase family protein, producing MRILLVGAGGVGDAIAKIAARRTFYDTLTVSDYDVSRAERTVAWIRDRHGAEVAARFRTAAIDASDPDSVEAVAREHRATHVMNAVEPKFVPTIFAGAFAAGADYLDMAMSLSEPHPTHPYEQAGVKLGDDQFAVRGDWEAAGRLALVGMGVEPGLSDVFARYAADELFSSIDELGTRDGANLVVRDESGAEIFAPSFSIWTTIEECLNPPVIFEKDTGWLTTEPFSEPEVFDFPEGIGPVECVNVEHEEVLLMPRWLDAKRVTFKYGLGEEFIGVLKTLHLLGLDATTPIRVRSASGPVEVAPRDVVAAALPDPATIGPRMTGKTCAGVNVTGIGVDGAPREVYLYHVSDNEWTMREYDCQCVVWQTALNPVIALELLAQGAWSGTGVLGPEAFPARPFLELMERPEHAGGYGQQWGMREGR
- a CDS encoding helicase HerA-like domain-containing protein; translated protein: MTDADALAETAAKLQAEADEALRKAQEAAAAAAVAQQAAAAQAQQAAAQEAAAPAAAAPASVPSTAAAPLTPEAVAAIRAGYAFDAPALELGALVNGDPVADVPIRIPLAMTNRHGLVAGATGTGKTKTLQVLAEQLAAAGVPVFAADIKGDLSGISVAGEASDKLLERTRGIGQDWTPRAVTTEFFSLGGVGRGVPVRATVAGFGPLLLSKVLGLNDTQESSLGLVFHYADQAGLPLLDLSDLRAVLTYLTSEDGKPELAGLGGLSSATVGVILRELIAFADQGADAFFGEPEIDTAEFLRVAPDGTGVVSLLEVPGVQDKPAVFSTFLMWLLADLFNDLPEVGDLDKPKLVFFFDEAHLLFKDASKDFLASITQTVRLIRSKGVGIFFVTQTPKDVPSDVLAQLGSRVQHQLRAFTPDDAKALKATVSTYPTSGYDLAAVLQSLGTGEAVVTVMNEKGAPSPVAWTRLRAPQGSMSPAPEAQVDAAVAASPLQAKYGTPIDRDSARELLARKLDAAAAAAKAAEQAETQAKADAKAQAAAQKEYERILKSTSPRTTSRRTTSKPAPNVLEQVLGSKATRNILTGVVEGIFGTRRRR
- a CDS encoding DUF2247 family protein; this translates as MSSDVRIAVSLDVAESFAPLLEADVRYGYERGLLRSEAVVAYCLGRLERGEKLSEAAESLALLLSDQLEDVDALIRGLDSPADQESRRLWIALCLDRARRLPEPGLAIENVYEFFDYDERLLPFVGWIHPGMASEADRLERLAVHLRSEKIWGHLRAKGRLE
- a CDS encoding DeoR/GlpR family DNA-binding transcription regulator; this encodes MNREQRLGVVLELLAESGQIEVEDLVAKLNVSPATARRDLDALAAQQMLTRTRGGAVGQSVAYDLPFRYKHERHAPEKLRIAHAASALVPRGSVVGLCGGTTSTAVATVLSSRPDVLEPSPYPNLTVVTNAINIAAQLVIRPQIKIVVTGGVVQSRSYEVVGPYSNAVLERITMDIAFIAVDGIDPVIGATVNDEGEASVNALMAQRAARAVIIADSSKIGRRAFATLGGSTLLTTIITDAGITDEQRTAFIEAGYELIVV
- a CDS encoding extracellular solute-binding protein, which encodes MKKSLRWGATVVTAAVATLSLASCGFSGGSGGSSGGAQSLDLMVASYSDNTKAEWEQIIKDFEAKNSGITVNLDVESWTDINNVIKTRIQAQKQPDILNIDAFAGFAADDLLYPAKDIVSASTLDDFQDAFKKNASIDGTQYGLPFIASARALFYNKDDFAKAGISAPPKTWAEFEEDAGKLKAAGVTPYGMPLGSEEAQAETALWFYGAGGGYGDAKKLTIDSPENVEGATEMQKIIEQGYTEPNPGSTNRTPLLNVFIQGQLGMQVGLPPTVGQIKDKNPSLNYGVAPIPTKDGSSFTLGVADHLMAFKNKTDKKAAITKFLDYFYSPAVYTKWVGAEGFLPTTKSGAKEMGSDETIKPFLDLLPDAKFYPSTNPNWSAAQGAIQSQIGQLGQGAAPADLLKSIQAKADGQ